In Crinalium epipsammum PCC 9333, the following are encoded in one genomic region:
- a CDS encoding ATP synthase F0 subunit B, which translates to MLRPDLSRIDPKHEQPSNPFESTQSGSTERDGSSTGSINIQQELNRIEEIVLDSPRIPFTGRTLVDEEELLEQLDLVRLNLPGSFREAEAIVYHKEEILVQAEQYAQEIVEEAEQRAAYILDQLGIIARAELEAKQIRKRVQEECAALQEQTLADIEEMREQAQQDIEQMRSLAMAEFEEIQNGADQYADRVLKNIEQQLNDMLMIIRNGRQQLHDDTEVLPIRDKEPNNSSQSRTSKNPKN; encoded by the coding sequence ATGCTACGCCCAGACTTATCCCGAATCGACCCAAAACATGAACAACCCAGCAATCCATTTGAATCAACCCAAAGTGGATCTACAGAGCGAGACGGTTCATCAACAGGAAGTATAAACATCCAGCAGGAACTTAATCGGATAGAAGAAATAGTTTTAGATAGTCCCCGCATCCCCTTTACAGGGCGCACGCTGGTGGATGAGGAAGAACTTCTAGAACAACTGGATCTTGTCCGGCTCAATTTACCAGGCTCGTTTCGGGAGGCTGAAGCGATTGTTTACCATAAAGAAGAAATTCTGGTGCAAGCGGAGCAGTATGCTCAAGAAATCGTAGAGGAGGCTGAACAACGCGCAGCATATATTTTAGATCAGTTGGGAATTATTGCCCGCGCAGAACTAGAAGCCAAGCAAATTCGCAAAAGAGTACAGGAGGAGTGTGCAGCTTTACAAGAGCAAACGCTTGCTGATATTGAAGAAATGCGCGAGCAAGCGCAGCAGGACATTGAGCAAATGCGCTCCTTGGCAATGGCAGAGTTTGAGGAGATCCAAAATGGAGCGGATCAGTATGCCGATCGCGTGCTAAAAAATATAGAGCAGCAGCTTAACGATATGCTGATGATTATCCGTAATGGTCGTCAGCAGTTACACGATGATACTGAGGTATTGCCAATACGGGATAAAGAGCCGAATAATTCCTCACAATCTCGCACATCTAAAAATCCCAAGAATTGA
- the gor gene encoding glutathione-disulfide reductase — protein sequence MSYDYDLFVIGAGSGGLAASKRAASYGAKVAIAENDLVGGTCVIRGCVPKKLMVYASKFAHLFEDGKAYGWSAVESSLDWEYLIDAVDKEVNRLSKIHIGLLEKAGVDLIKSRATLVDPHTVEVDGRKVTADKILIAVGGEAVKPDLPGMEYTITSREIFHLKQQPKHIVIVGAGYIAVEFAGIMRGLGSEVTQIIRSDLFLKGFDDDIRTGIRDGMIQHGINIIPNTVITKVEKEADSLRITTSEKGKDTDSTITADAVLIAIGRVPNLGKLGLDNAGVEVINCENEDLPRLHGYSVNCAIGVDEYSRTSQPNIFAVGDCTNRVNLTPVAIGEGRAFADTEFGNNSRTFSHDHVASAIFSQPEAATVGLSESEAKAQYGEDAIKVYSSGFRPMYHAMTGAEERTLMKLVVDKITDRVVGAHMVGDYAAEIIQGVAIAVKMKATKKDFDATVGIHPSSAEEFVTMR from the coding sequence ATGAGTTATGATTACGATTTGTTTGTGATTGGCGCGGGTTCTGGAGGGTTGGCAGCTTCTAAACGGGCTGCAAGCTATGGGGCAAAAGTAGCGATCGCAGAAAACGACCTAGTAGGCGGAACCTGTGTAATTCGTGGTTGTGTTCCCAAAAAATTAATGGTATACGCCTCAAAGTTCGCCCACTTATTTGAGGATGGTAAAGCTTACGGCTGGAGTGCGGTAGAAAGCAGCTTAGATTGGGAGTATTTGATTGATGCTGTTGATAAAGAAGTTAACCGCCTGAGCAAAATACATATCGGATTACTAGAAAAAGCTGGAGTAGACCTAATTAAAAGCCGTGCTACTTTGGTAGATCCTCATACAGTAGAGGTTGATGGGCGCAAAGTCACTGCTGATAAAATTTTGATTGCTGTAGGTGGAGAAGCAGTTAAGCCAGATTTACCAGGGATGGAATATACCATCACTTCCCGCGAAATTTTTCACCTCAAACAGCAACCCAAGCACATTGTAATTGTTGGCGCTGGCTATATTGCTGTAGAATTCGCTGGCATCATGCGCGGACTTGGTTCAGAAGTCACCCAAATTATTAGGAGTGATTTATTTTTAAAAGGATTCGATGACGATATCCGCACTGGGATTCGTGATGGTATGATCCAGCACGGGATTAATATTATCCCTAATACAGTGATTACCAAAGTTGAAAAAGAGGCAGATAGTTTAAGAATTACTACCTCTGAAAAAGGCAAAGACACAGATTCAACTATCACCGCAGATGCAGTTTTAATAGCTATTGGTCGTGTACCTAATTTAGGTAAATTAGGTTTAGATAATGCTGGTGTTGAGGTGATTAATTGCGAAAACGAAGATTTACCCAGGCTGCATGGATATAGTGTTAACTGTGCAATTGGTGTAGATGAATATAGCCGCACCTCTCAACCAAATATTTTTGCTGTTGGTGATTGTACTAATCGGGTGAATTTAACACCTGTGGCAATTGGTGAGGGACGCGCTTTTGCTGATACTGAGTTTGGTAATAACTCTCGGACTTTCAGCCACGATCATGTCGCTTCGGCAATATTTTCTCAGCCGGAAGCAGCAACAGTGGGTTTAAGCGAGTCGGAAGCTAAGGCACAATATGGCGAGGATGCGATTAAAGTATATAGCTCTGGCTTTCGTCCGATGTATCACGCGATGACAGGTGCGGAAGAAAGAACGCTGATGAAGTTGGTAGTTGACAAAATTACAGATCGTGTGGTAGGGGCGCACATGGTTGGCGACTATGCAGCAGAGATTATTCAAGGAGTTGCGATCGCAGTCAAAATGAAAGCAACCAAGAAAGACTTTGATGCGACAGTAGGAATTCATCCTTCTAGCGCCGAAGAGTTTGTGACAATGCGATAA
- a CDS encoding type II toxin-antitoxin system HicB family antitoxin: MKYSILIQWSDEDQAYVASLPEWGKYARTHGETYEKALENAKEILEDLVYGFQETGKLLPEPQTVQVA; the protein is encoded by the coding sequence ATGAAATATAGTATTTTAATCCAGTGGTCTGATGAGGATCAGGCGTATGTAGCTAGTTTACCTGAGTGGGGAAAATACGCTCGGACGCATGGTGAAACTTATGAAAAAGCACTTGAAAACGCCAAGGAAATTTTGGAAGATTTAGTATACGGTTTTCAAGAAACTGGGAAGCTTTTACCGGAGCCACAAACAGTACAGGTAGCCTGA
- a CDS encoding ImmA/IrrE family metallo-endopeptidase, whose product MSQVSQPQQYRHPGQVFISRYGLPQNDESILHYVKFLRQEAKLSDSPPIDLSIIYRHFGMPTPLRAPLIDQQGILVDSDTGIILIKEDDPIVRQRFTEGHELMELLFDAQERLLTETQVKLNWNEQRKEQLCDQGAAELLLPKSSFLPQLQALGMSLQTGCTLAELYQTSLLATLVRMIQCCTDACALVMWHSALTRQEAKNLANSTDLPAEKLRVWWRSCTSNWSCGFIPKNKSIPPDSCIAQAYATGQFQEGIENVNLGKGALLCRIEAMPMQIGDKNCVISLLHWLKI is encoded by the coding sequence ATGAGTCAGGTGAGTCAGCCTCAGCAATACAGACATCCTGGGCAAGTATTTATCTCTCGTTATGGCTTGCCCCAAAATGATGAAAGTATACTGCACTACGTTAAATTTTTGCGCCAAGAAGCAAAACTGAGCGACTCACCACCCATTGATTTATCAATAATTTACCGACATTTTGGGATGCCAACTCCCTTACGCGCCCCTTTAATAGACCAACAAGGAATTTTAGTAGATAGTGATACCGGAATCATTTTAATTAAAGAAGATGATCCCATCGTGCGGCAACGCTTTACAGAAGGGCATGAATTAATGGAATTGTTATTTGATGCTCAAGAAAGATTGTTGACAGAAACACAAGTAAAACTAAATTGGAATGAGCAGCGAAAAGAGCAACTTTGCGATCAAGGAGCCGCAGAATTATTGCTGCCAAAATCTTCTTTTTTACCTCAATTGCAAGCTTTGGGAATGTCACTACAAACAGGTTGCACCTTAGCAGAGTTATATCAAACTTCACTCCTCGCTACATTAGTACGGATGATTCAGTGTTGTACCGATGCTTGTGCATTGGTGATGTGGCATAGCGCATTAACACGCCAAGAAGCTAAAAATCTTGCTAATTCTACTGATTTACCAGCAGAAAAATTGCGCGTTTGGTGGAGAAGTTGCACCAGTAATTGGAGTTGTGGCTTTATTCCCAAAAATAAATCAATTCCTCCCGACTCCTGCATTGCTCAAGCTTATGCGACCGGACAATTCCAAGAAGGTATAGAAAATGTTAATTTAGGAAAAGGAGCTTTACTTTGTCGTATAGAAGCAATGCCAATGCAAATTGGAGATAAAAATTGTGTTATATCTCTCTTACATTGGTTAAAAATTTAG
- a CDS encoding ABC1 kinase family protein, whose protein sequence is MFSLTQTTSRQREILEVVFRNGWDYMRVLLTGGKPDQPKLPTPEVLRNILVDLGPVYVKLGQLLSTRPDLLPSSYIDALSTLQADVPPVPWSEVETVIRQQLQLPISETFSVFHQEPVAAGSIAQTHRATLADGREVALKIQRPGIDGIIAQDITLIKSLAQIVSLTDIGQDYDVVTLADEFANALLAELDFTREAGYTDQLRRNLSKSRWFDPTQLVVPEIYWDLTTEKLLVMEWLNGMPLLLADISATQNGINPGEKRREITTLLFRSFFQQIYIDGFFHADPHPGNLFYLNDGRLAIIDCGMMGRLDPRSQQILTEMLLAIVDLDAQRCTQLTLQLSDSAQVVNLSNLENDYARMLRKYFNLSLAEINFSQVFYEVLQTARNNKVRLPSSLGLYAKTLANLEGVARTFDPDINLFEQIKPLITDLFRRQLFGDDPLQAVLRTALDIKSLTLQSPRQMEVLLERVTTETLKWNVSIRDLEPLRRSLDDSANRLSFSVVVGSMIIGAAIISAQSQTVQLSVLSTILFSIASLLGLWLIFSILRSGRLRGK, encoded by the coding sequence ATGTTTTCATTAACGCAAACTACTTCCCGCCAGCGAGAAATTCTTGAGGTTGTCTTCCGTAACGGTTGGGATTATATGCGAGTCTTGCTGACTGGCGGTAAACCCGATCAACCTAAACTACCGACACCAGAAGTATTGCGTAATATTTTGGTAGATTTAGGACCTGTTTATGTCAAATTAGGACAACTATTAAGTACCCGTCCTGACTTACTGCCATCTTCGTATATTGATGCTTTATCTACTCTACAAGCTGATGTCCCCCCCGTACCTTGGTCAGAAGTAGAAACTGTGATTCGGCAACAGTTACAACTGCCAATCTCAGAAACCTTCTCTGTATTTCATCAAGAACCCGTTGCTGCTGGTTCGATCGCACAAACACACCGCGCCACTTTAGCAGATGGTAGAGAAGTCGCGTTAAAAATTCAGCGTCCAGGGATTGATGGGATTATTGCTCAGGATATTACCTTAATTAAAAGTTTGGCACAAATCGTATCTCTTACTGATATAGGTCAAGATTACGATGTCGTTACTTTAGCTGACGAATTTGCTAACGCATTGTTAGCAGAATTAGATTTTACTCGTGAAGCAGGTTACACCGACCAATTACGACGCAATCTTTCTAAAAGTCGCTGGTTTGATCCGACGCAGTTAGTTGTGCCAGAGATTTACTGGGATTTAACTACAGAAAAGTTACTGGTAATGGAATGGCTGAATGGAATGCCGCTACTCTTGGCAGATATTTCAGCAACACAAAATGGTATTAATCCTGGTGAAAAACGCCGAGAAATTACTACTTTATTGTTTAGGTCGTTCTTTCAACAAATTTATATAGATGGATTTTTCCATGCCGATCCACATCCAGGGAATTTGTTTTATCTCAATGATGGGCGTTTAGCGATTATTGATTGTGGCATGATGGGTCGTTTAGATCCGCGATCGCAGCAAATTTTAACAGAAATGTTGTTAGCAATTGTAGATTTAGACGCGCAAAGATGTACGCAGTTAACTTTACAACTATCTGATTCTGCCCAAGTAGTCAACTTATCCAACCTAGAGAATGATTATGCACGAATGCTGAGGAAATATTTCAATCTCAGTTTAGCTGAAATTAATTTTTCTCAGGTTTTTTATGAAGTATTACAAACTGCTCGGAATAATAAAGTTAGATTACCTAGTAGCTTAGGGTTGTATGCCAAAACTTTAGCTAATTTAGAAGGTGTAGCGCGGACTTTTGATCCAGACATTAATTTATTTGAGCAAATTAAACCATTAATTACAGACTTATTCCGCCGTCAGTTATTTGGAGATGACCCACTGCAAGCGGTTTTAAGAACAGCTTTAGATATCAAAAGTCTGACATTGCAATCGCCACGTCAGATGGAGGTATTATTAGAACGGGTAACAACTGAAACATTAAAATGGAATGTTTCAATTAGGGATTTAGAACCACTGCGTCGCAGTTTAGATGATTCAGCTAATCGTCTTTCCTTTAGTGTTGTAGTTGGATCGATGATTATTGGTGCAGCAATTATATCTGCTCAATCACAAACAGTGCAGTTATCGGTTTTAAGTACTATTTTATTTTCTATTGCCAGCTTGCTAGGTTTGTGGCTGATATTTAGTATATTGCGGTCAGGAAGATTAAGGGGGAAATAA
- the coaD gene encoding pantetheine-phosphate adenylyltransferase: MIAIYPGSFDPITFGHLDIIKRGSQLFDQVVVAVLRNPNKSPLFTVQERIEQIRLSVVGLPNVEIDSFAGLTVDYAKLRKAKVLLRGLRVLSDFEKELQMAHTNKTLSDEIETVFLATSNEFSFLSSSVVKEIARFGGSVDHLVPQHVALEIYRCYAQTYPESTQNMNNPAIHLNQPKVDLQSETVHQQEV; this comes from the coding sequence GTGATTGCAATTTATCCTGGAAGCTTCGATCCGATTACCTTTGGTCATCTCGATATTATAAAACGAGGTTCTCAGCTATTTGATCAAGTAGTTGTCGCCGTACTGCGTAATCCTAATAAATCTCCCTTATTTACTGTGCAAGAGCGCATCGAGCAAATCCGCTTATCGGTCGTTGGACTGCCAAATGTAGAAATTGATAGCTTTGCTGGTTTAACTGTGGATTATGCGAAACTACGGAAAGCCAAAGTATTGCTGCGCGGGCTGCGAGTACTTTCGGACTTTGAAAAGGAACTACAGATGGCTCACACTAATAAAACGCTATCAGATGAAATTGAGACAGTGTTTTTGGCTACTTCTAACGAATTCAGTTTCTTAAGTAGTAGCGTAGTGAAAGAGATTGCCAGATTTGGCGGATCAGTCGATCATCTTGTTCCTCAGCACGTTGCTTTAGAGATTTACCGATGCTACGCCCAGACTTATCCCGAATCGACCCAAAACATGAACAACCCAGCAATCCATTTGAATCAACCCAAAGTGGATCTACAGAGCGAGACGGTTCATCAACAGGAAGTATAA
- a CDS encoding type II toxin-antitoxin system HicA family toxin — protein sequence MPKKVRELKQMLHKAGFILLPKRGKGSHSYWLHALLSKPVVLSGKDSNDAKPYQEKDVIAAIEELEQLQQGDE from the coding sequence ATGCCGAAAAAAGTTAGAGAATTAAAACAGATGTTGCATAAGGCAGGATTTATACTTTTGCCCAAACGCGGAAAAGGCAGTCATTCCTACTGGCTTCACGCACTCCTGTCAAAACCTGTAGTTTTATCTGGCAAAGATAGCAACGACGCAAAGCCTTATCAGGAAAAAGATGTAATTGCAGCAATAGAAGAACTGGAACAATTACAGCAAGGAGATGAGTAA
- a CDS encoding KTSC domain-containing protein, with protein MKLTKVDLTKLVAISHKDEHLGLLIDRGNSLEYFEIPAPLAAYEGLQQLDFIVALESPELSAATDDEYLLEAEEDIPMLPVESSMAKSLGYDAERQLLQVEFRSGSVYQYKDIDEETWDALQAADSTGQFYNEEIKGSYKSRRVE; from the coding sequence ATGAAACTCACCAAAGTTGATTTAACCAAATTAGTAGCAATTAGCCATAAGGATGAGCATTTAGGGCTATTAATTGATCGAGGTAATTCTTTAGAATATTTTGAGATTCCTGCACCGTTAGCAGCTTATGAAGGGCTACAACAACTTGATTTTATTGTCGCTTTGGAATCTCCTGAATTAAGTGCGGCTACAGATGATGAGTATTTGTTAGAAGCAGAGGAAGATATCCCGATGTTACCAGTTGAATCTAGTATGGCTAAGTCTTTAGGATATGATGCAGAGCGACAGTTGTTGCAAGTTGAGTTTAGAAGTGGATCGGTTTATCAATATAAAGATATAGATGAGGAAACGTGGGATGCGCTACAAGCAGCAGACTCTACTGGGCAATTTTATAATGAGGAGATTAAAGGTAGTTATAAATCTCGGCGTGTGGAGTGA
- a CDS encoding type II secretion system F family protein, protein MDLLKGLNNQEKARFFYQFAALLKAGMSVQQSLLLAKNDFNGSCQRYLSRVAAAVGLGQDLATAMAVDGYFDRWTISLIKLAEYSGSLVETSQRLAAAFEAQQRRERLYRSMRLSVSTMIWSLLLVVAVIFNKNGNVLMQPSFWLNAIALALLFVGVNFWFQHSGTWLQPLVAQIPGLGKINEARSLLYLSELELPLSCGVSILTALELVRDRIPDVVMKNKLTTAAKYVRAGRTISDSLQGKLPPIAIQMIRTGEETGNLDAAFQKLAEYYEGELERSLKVLQGIMRPLSILAVGGLVAVLGIQMLNSLINSLPG, encoded by the coding sequence GTGGATCTACTAAAAGGCTTGAATAACCAGGAAAAGGCTCGATTTTTTTACCAGTTTGCTGCTTTGCTTAAGGCTGGAATGTCAGTACAGCAAAGTCTGCTGTTGGCTAAGAACGATTTTAATGGATCGTGCCAACGGTATTTAAGTCGGGTTGCTGCTGCTGTGGGGTTAGGTCAGGATTTGGCGACAGCAATGGCTGTTGATGGTTACTTTGATCGGTGGACGATTAGTTTAATTAAGTTAGCAGAATATAGTGGTTCGTTAGTAGAAACATCTCAGCGTTTGGCAGCAGCTTTTGAGGCACAACAACGACGGGAACGCCTCTATCGTTCAATGAGATTATCAGTTAGCACGATGATTTGGAGTTTGCTGCTGGTAGTTGCAGTAATTTTTAATAAAAATGGCAATGTTTTGATGCAACCGAGTTTTTGGCTGAATGCGATCGCATTAGCTTTACTATTTGTAGGTGTGAATTTCTGGTTTCAACATTCTGGGACATGGTTACAGCCGTTGGTGGCGCAAATTCCTGGTTTGGGTAAAATCAACGAAGCGCGATCGCTCTTATATTTATCTGAGTTAGAGTTACCTTTAAGTTGCGGTGTTTCTATACTAACTGCTTTGGAATTGGTGCGCGATCGCATTCCCGATGTAGTTATGAAAAATAAGTTGACAACTGCGGCAAAATATGTTCGTGCGGGGCGTACTATTAGTGATAGCTTGCAAGGTAAGTTACCACCGATAGCTATTCAAATGATTCGCACTGGGGAAGAAACTGGTAATTTAGATGCAGCTTTTCAGAAATTAGCAGAATATTATGAGGGAGAATTAGAGCGAAGTCTTAAAGTGTTGCAAGGTATTATGCGACCTTTAAGTATTTTAGCGGTGGGTGGTTTAGTTGCTGTTTTGGGTATACAGATGCTTAATTCCTTAATTAACTCGCTTCCAGGTTAA
- a CDS encoding helix-turn-helix domain-containing protein, whose amino-acid sequence MEINEFGKQVRERRTEEKLSQEKLAQAVGISRNYLSQIERGQATNLSWQVREKLTSVLGLKAVEQVATSSELGLPPSLAEFASKVGLPPDDVLMLARLKYRGQQPTTPEKWELLYNVIKQLTINN is encoded by the coding sequence ATGGAAATCAACGAATTTGGTAAGCAAGTGCGTGAGAGACGCACAGAAGAGAAATTGAGCCAAGAAAAATTAGCTCAAGCCGTCGGGATCTCTCGTAACTACCTATCCCAGATCGAGCGCGGACAAGCCACCAACCTTTCTTGGCAAGTAAGAGAAAAACTTACATCTGTCTTAGGACTGAAAGCAGTTGAACAAGTAGCAACCAGCAGTGAGCTAGGATTACCCCCCAGCTTGGCTGAGTTTGCATCAAAAGTGGGATTACCTCCAGACGATGTATTAATGCTCGCTCGTTTAAAATACCGAGGACAACAGCCAACCACCCCAGAAAAATGGGAACTACTTTATAACGTGATTAAACAATTAACAATTAACAATTAA
- a CDS encoding M16 family metallopeptidase, which translates to MQDRRNQQHPNNVKNFSQKSLDYLQTSVFIRGLKTLKATWQLGSKYVRKLATNGIKVRGRHGGATPTKSLFPFASKVRPIAWILTLTFLLFSSLMPALASSAKHYTELNFSPLPEIKLPNYSRFQLENGMVVYLMEDHELPLVSGTALFKTGDRLEPGNKIGLAEIVGTVMRSGGTKRHSADQLNQLLEQQAASVETGIGTTSGSASFSSLSEDLEQVFGLFAEVITEPLFPQEKIDLAKTQLRGSIARRNDEPDDIASREFRKLIYGGNSPYARTVEYATLDNIPREDLQQFYQQYFYPNNMILGIVGDFDSKAMRSLLQKQFANWKPNPQIKRPGLPAVSQAKQGGVYLVNQPQLTQSNILMGHLGGQFNNPDYPALDVLNGVLNGFGGRLFNQVRSRQGLAYSVYGTWNPAFDYPGMFVAGGSTRSDATVPFIQSIFTEIKRIQSEPITPAELAFAKESVLNSFVFNFQTPEQTLSRLMRYEYYNYPQDFIFRYQRDVEKATIKDVQRVAQKYLQPNKIVTLVVGNGNDIKPPLTTLTKDVIPVDITIPEPKKATP; encoded by the coding sequence ATGCAAGATCGGCGAAATCAACAACACCCAAACAACGTTAAAAACTTTTCTCAAAAATCCTTGGATTATCTGCAAACATCTGTGTTTATTCGTGGTTTAAAAACTCTTAAAGCAACTTGGCAGTTAGGCTCTAAATACGTGCGAAAATTAGCTACAAACGGTATCAAAGTGCGGGGTAGGCACGGGGGCGCTACCCCTACAAAATCCCTATTTCCTTTTGCTTCTAAAGTGCGACCGATCGCGTGGATTTTAACTCTGACGTTTTTACTCTTTTCTTCATTAATGCCAGCTTTAGCTTCATCGGCAAAGCATTATACAGAGTTAAATTTTTCACCATTACCAGAAATTAAATTACCAAATTACAGCCGCTTTCAGTTAGAAAATGGCATGGTAGTTTATTTAATGGAAGACCACGAGTTACCGCTTGTAAGTGGGACAGCTTTATTTAAAACTGGCGATCGCTTAGAGCCAGGTAACAAAATAGGGTTAGCTGAGATAGTTGGAACAGTCATGCGTAGTGGTGGCACTAAACGCCACTCAGCAGATCAACTTAACCAGTTACTAGAACAGCAAGCTGCTTCTGTAGAAACGGGAATCGGTACTACTTCTGGAAGTGCTAGTTTTTCTAGTTTGAGTGAAGATTTAGAGCAAGTATTTGGCTTGTTTGCTGAAGTAATTACCGAGCCATTATTTCCGCAAGAAAAGATTGATTTAGCCAAGACACAATTACGGGGTTCAATTGCTCGTCGTAATGACGAACCTGATGATATTGCTTCTCGTGAATTTAGGAAATTAATTTATGGGGGAAATAGCCCTTACGCTCGTACTGTTGAGTATGCAACTTTAGATAATATTCCCCGTGAAGATTTACAACAGTTTTATCAACAGTATTTTTATCCCAATAATATGATATTGGGAATTGTGGGTGATTTTGATAGTAAAGCGATGCGATCGCTCCTTCAAAAACAATTTGCTAACTGGAAACCCAACCCACAAATCAAACGCCCAGGTTTACCCGCAGTTTCTCAAGCAAAACAGGGAGGAGTTTATCTAGTAAATCAACCCCAATTAACTCAAAGTAATATTCTGATGGGTCATTTGGGGGGTCAATTTAACAATCCTGATTATCCTGCTTTAGACGTTCTCAATGGTGTCTTAAATGGCTTTGGAGGGCGTTTATTTAACCAAGTGCGATCGCGCCAAGGTCTTGCTTACAGCGTCTACGGCACATGGAATCCAGCTTTTGACTATCCTGGGATGTTTGTTGCAGGTGGGTCAACTCGTTCTGACGCGACAGTACCATTTATTCAATCTATCTTTACCGAAATCAAACGGATTCAATCTGAACCCATCACGCCAGCAGAACTTGCTTTCGCTAAAGAATCTGTGTTGAACTCGTTTGTCTTCAACTTCCAAACACCTGAGCAAACATTGTCACGTTTGATGCGATATGAATATTACAACTACCCGCAAGATTTTATCTTTCGCTATCAACGTGATGTGGAAAAAGCCACAATTAAAGATGTGCAGCGTGTAGCTCAAAAGTATCTGCAACCTAATAAAATTGTGACATTAGTTGTAGGTAATGGTAACGATATCAAACCACCACTGACAACATTAACAAAAGATGTGATTCCGGTAGATATTACAATACCTGAACCTAAAAAGGCGACACCATAA